A single window of Leishmania panamensis strain MHOM/PA/94/PSC-1 chromosome 35 sequence DNA harbors:
- a CDS encoding glucose transporter, putative (TriTrypDB/GeneDB-style sysID: LpmP.35.6440) has translation MSSKLQANDHPSDSISEKEPARDDLKKSIDDQSDAPPFLSASNAKVILVQAIGASLNGYSIGFVGVYATLFGYSTNCASFNSEQGCVTVPNADCKWFTNTNSTPFCGWTDITCRRTYTYTNLSGMPAAITQCEADPRCRWSYSSQECQNPVGFSSAESGIFAGSMIAGCLIGSMFAGPLASTIGARLSFLLVGLVGVVSSVLYHVSCAENEFWVLIVGRFVIGLFLGVIGVACPVYTDQNAHPKWKRTIGVMFQVFTTLGIFVAAAMGLALGQSISFDQNKDQMVMARMQGLCAFSTLFSLLTILLGIVMSESRAQFGGGEEGAIELDPNEYGYLEMIPRLLMGCVMAGTLQLTGINAVMNYAPTIMGSLGLAPLVGNFVVMLWNFVTTLASIPLSYVFTMRQLFLFGSIFTSCMCLFMCGIPVYPGVSKKLEVKNGVAITGILLFILGFEVCVGPCYYVLTQDMFPASFRPRGASVTQVVQFIFNLVINVCYPIATEGISGGPSGNQDKGQAVAFIFFGCLGIICFVIQVFFLHPWDDERDGKKKGSQLQEKEEIVDDS, from the coding sequence ATGAGCAGCAAGCTTCAGGCCAACGACCACCCCTCGGACTCCATATCGGAGAAGGAGCCGGCCCGCGACGACTTGAAGAAGTCCATCGATGACCAGAGCGACGCGCCTCCGTTTCTGTCGGCGAGCAACGCCAAAGTTATCCTTGTGCAGGCCATCGGTGCCAGCCTGAACGGCTACTCGATCGGCTTTGTTGGCGTGTACGCAACGCTGTTTGGCTACAGCACGAACTGCGCGAGCTTCAACAGCGAGCAGGGCTGCGTGACGGTGCCCAACGCCGACTGCAAATGGTTTACGAACACGAACAGCACGCCATTCTGTGGCTGGACCGATATCACGTGCCGCAGAACGTACACCTACACGAATCTTTCGGGCATGCCAGCTGCGATTACCCAATGCGAGGCCGACCCGCGGTGCAGGTGGTCATACAGTTCCCAGGAGTGCCAGAACCCGGTGGGCTTCTCGTCGGCGGAAAGCGGTATCTTTGCCGGCTCGATGATTGCCGGCTGCCTGATCGGCTCCATGTTTGCTGGTCCGCTTGCGTCGACGATCGGTGCGAGGCTCTCGTTCCTGCTCGTTGGTCTCGTGGGTGTTGTGTCGTCCGTGTTGTACCACGTGTCGTGCGCGGAGAACGAGTTTTGGGTGCTGATTGTCGGCCGCTTTGTGATTGGTCTGTTCCTGGGCGTGATCGGTGTTGCGTGCCCTGTGTACACTGATCAGAACGCGCACCCGAAGTGGAAGCGCACGATTGGGGTGATGTTTCAGGTGTTCACGACGCTGGGCATCTTCGTTGCTGCCGCGATGGGTCTTGCGCTTGGCCAGAGCATCTCGTTTGACCAGAACAAGGACCAGATGGTGATGGCGCGCATGCAGGGCCTGTGCGCGTTCTCGACCCTGTTCAGCCTACTGACGATCCTGCTTGGCATTGTGATGAGCGAATCGCGCGCGCAGTTCGGcggcggggaggagggcgccaTTGAGCTGGACCCGAACGAGTACGGCTACTTGGAAATGATCCCGCGCCTGCTGATGGGCTGCGTGATGGCtggcacgctgcagctgactGGTATCAACGCTGTGATGAACTACGCGCCGACGATCATGGGCAGCCTTGGcctggcgccgctggtgggCAACTTCGTTGTGATGCTGTGGAACTTTGTGACGACGCTTGCGTCGATCCCGCTCTCGTACGTGTTCACGATGCGCCAGCTGTTCCTGTTCGGCTCGATCTTCACGTCGTGCATGTGCCTGTTCATGTGCGGTATTCCCGTGTACCCTGGCGTCAGCAAGAAGTTGGAGGTCAAGAACGGCGTGGCCATCACTGGCATTCTGCTGTTCATCCTCGGCTTCGAGGTGTGCGTGGGCCCGTGCTACTACGTGCTGACGCAGGACATGTTCCCGGCATCGTTCCGTCCGCGCGGTGCGTCGGTAACTCAGGTGGTCCAGTTCATCTTCAACCTGGTTATCAACGTGTGCTACCCGATCGCGACGGAGGGCATCTCTGGCGGTCCGTCTGGCAACCAGGACAAGGGCCAGGCCGTTGCCTTCATCTTCTTTGGTTGCCTGGGCATCATCTGCTTCGTCATCCAGGTGTTCTTCCTGCACCCGTGGGATGATGAGCGCGatgggaagaagaaggggtCTCAACTtcaggagaaggaggaaatAGTCGACGATTCGTAA
- a CDS encoding homocysteine S-methyltransferase, putative (TriTrypDB/GeneDB-style sysID: LpmP.35.6450) — protein sequence MEAYLADPKHVVVLDGGLGTELEARGCNLLDPLWSGEVLLKSPQKIQDVELAYLQAGARCLITASYQITPKSLMEHRLLTEEAAAAVIEESVRIAQVVRERHVKENPQAEPVFVAGSVGPYGAYLADGSEYRGDYVRSAEKFKEFHRARIAALLRAGVDVLAIETQASAAEVHAIVALLQEEHPNCRAWVSFTTSRTSPVKAISDGTTWADIIPFLEMSPQVVAVGVNCIPMAEASAVLAHLHTLTTMPLVVYTNSGESYNPATKTWHPIAKADGTTLSLAALAPEWASQGARIIGGCCRTRPSDIAGAAAALRSACFIE from the coding sequence ATGGAAGCCTACTTAGCAGATCCGAAGCACGTCGTCGTGCTCGATGGTGGCCTCGGGACAGAGCTAGAGGCGCGTGGCTGCAATCTTCTCGATCCCCTCTGGTCCGGTGAAGTCCTGCTGAAGTCACCACAGAAGATCCAGGATGTGGAGCTGGCGTACCTGCAAGCAGGTGCACGGTGCCTCATCACAGCCAGCTACCAGATCACACCAAAGAGCCTCATGGAGCACCGCCTACTTACCGAggaggccgctgcggccgttATCGAAGAGTCAGTGCGCATTGCGCAGGTCGTGCGGGAGCGGCATGTGAAAGAGAATCCTCAAGCTGAACCGGTTTTCGTGGCCGGCTCGGTCGGTCCGTATGGCGCCTACCTTGCCGACGGATCTGAATACCGTGGCGACTACGTCCGAAGTGCAGAAAAGTTTAAAGAATTTCATCGTGCTCGTATTGCAGCGCTTCTCCGCGCCGGCGTAGACGTGCTTGCTATTGAAACCCAAGCCTCCGCTGCGGAAGTGCACGCTATtgtggcgttgctgcaggAGGAACATCCAAACTGCAGAGCGTGGGTGTCCTTCACGACCTCTCGAACCTCACCGGTGAAGGCAATCAGCGACGGCACCACGTGGGCTGACATCATTCCCTTCCTTGAGATGTCTCCGCAGGTTGTGGCTGTAGGCGTCAACTGCATCCCTATGGCCGAGGCCTCTGCTGTGTTGGCCCATCTGCACACTCTCACCACGATGCCGCTTGTTGTGTACACGAACTCGGGGGAGTCCTACAACCCAGCCACTAAAACGTGGCACCCCATTGCAAAGGCCGATGGCACAACTTTGAGTttggcagcgctggcgccggAATGGGCTTCTCAGGGTGCTCGGATCATTGGCgggtgctgccgcaccagGCCATCGGACATCGCCGGGGCCGCGGCAGCtctccgcagcgcctgcttcaTCGAGTAG